A single region of the Drosophila miranda strain MSH22 chromosome 2, D.miranda_PacBio2.1, whole genome shotgun sequence genome encodes:
- the LOC108154963 gene encoding E3 SUMO-protein ligase RanBP2 isoform X2: protein MWTTRKEVDEQVHKILGKLPPGQLRDVKGMAVARMYYKIQEYPKAIEYLNSYLKVKEEANAHKLIAACYTMRKNPDRKLALEHYQRCIQLNPKQIEVINAACQLLLDDNNSSSLFSVECAKFWLDMAGGIQLNESELMFQLRVKMKLHESTNGGGGGGDGALRDITAANSEINALEDIMLRELQARPHDVQVKVRLMRCYLEKKKLEEAFNYAFRVELDEKTFPSQCLDWYEIIWTTVTKLEQGKDLKKWGQRFWQLALHILDRLVQLSLESGKSMPECSNYLFRLDQYLHKFNMEKPSSSSDPFQPKMQQSCVDHYSGQVLLHAVAIVFKRELVSNHNKWIKGLKSVLPLLLLGYQSKPLQDNFSEPWMKHCDADQKKLLQQWRLQGAFRCAQLGRTLFGCLEPAKSHDMDQKENISSGQNSGYQPMIGLFEDSEKLLACARLQWQDKNWRRQLFPVLFCQPEHKLKENTSHLVRNPKLEEPLYEWPAEADIESYERQALLLQPQSLAQHVYLALGASETLGSAPRVLFYEGLRHDVTQDLSFCGLESLSQLDIDLFLYATVIQTHSRLAGQRESYDRCNLGNFSASARPHMMPYANVISQLATPEQRSWWDLVLRLHKNQVPECSRGEQRAQIQMGLEAVRGVNGAKADTIILLKLGAILCSREDRDVLERRIDTLYKQAFNMLRREQHHGAAVNEHYARFFKLASAASSATYEERQRLADDAILYFSSKMFKTHQYQQYIDEVRGLNLPMAVYMQAEAYRKLESSCQINREAKARYWERRRDCLQQAQQLLRGHTKHPLCVMISGELRSCEDDRCETSYDVYGSPDNHNNSSSYEDAEDAENGDFYATASLSLNRSRRHGEPPAAALPRGTPVWGTPGGPATAGTPLASNAKFNQLEDTVKQTNKSLCQFKDDVSTGLEDMRQEMKNLTEKLTGLEDMIKKMKITHRDTPTRDVDAATALGLDDLFIIEELDAQQQQQQQNQAAAVAAAAALQHQQVLASNYGVPNPNPGGFFNGVPAVPSPQDRILQGTYGSQLFNQNQLYNYYAAQAQQYMRTPPAPGSLPPLNIFGPQNPNFAGIPGIFPPAPAVPPPRSYLEPSGNFGQTPPSLIQQQAPVQAAAVAALPPAAAAAAPPLLLAEPPKPPTDAVRRQLVSPGGRCISPLSPLSPEYPVVKAPPSTVAAPAIPSLFNRALNNQPVEKEPPANVVITSSDPLPKPATVAGVQPTLSVTIPAQHIKPSLVQNTEQQPQQQPQPATTFGALPATVLTAAETPSSSGVFNFSFGTSQAESPFSFKTQVARAAAEKQKEQEAEKAQALLNESAKSTTSESNKSAGAADASLEHDYDPRPDFQPIIALPDEIEVRTGEEEEKVKFCYRAKLFRLVSLEWKERGIGNIKILKNPATGVSRILMRREQTYKVCANHKINRDVSLTTPLGDTEHKSFIWAANDFADEVMVPEMFLVRFKSPDTAKEFHDAYALACLEDSKAAITKEVTVPVPAVPKAAPAAAAAAVKDVTKSFVTSTPATNSSFGKSFEPTNMKLSESLAALAAPAPANPISSTVVAKSLFGGQLPAAFASTAVASTPTATAAPTVPPFASFSFGQKGAGPTASPFGNLSFGSLSFGSVSAVNNNENSNNSTLFTTALIKDTTLQGEQQQQQETEADAEAEDEYEPTAQFAPVIPLPEMVKEITGEEDEDVLFEHRAKLLRYCKETSEWKERGQGVMKILRNKQDASKVRLVMRREKVHKTCCNQRLLPETTFKYLVKSTTALTWAAQDFADQELSEATLCIRFKKPETCKEFLDAVLKAQKEITSSSTSKKDQLEKKTVATATAAAAVPSKGFGDAFKPKAGSWSCEACYTSNGHEQLYCLSCEGPKDATVPPKQSSGLDQSNALNLSTSSASKFSFGFSPATAAAAPQAPAANLSSGFSFGAKATEKPAAAAAAPVAASSSAPAKLPAPALTSGFGDAFKPKAGSWSCGSCYLNNTGDSLYCSACEAPKDDTVPKKESNALGSSGIVLPATTKFNFGFGAAPAPAPAAATPAVPDGGVEAPKSVFGSASFSFVPKTSAPVASLAATLGSGTFSFTMPKPAQQQPKNSDGGGDDNAEDDYEPEEEENQAYFAPVIPLPDKVDVKTGEEDEEVLYVQRAKLYRLTDEWRERGVGNVKILRHKQTAKLRVLMRRESVFKVCLNHALNSSVAYKPKDERSWLFVVNDYSEGESVNERFTLRFKNKDIAGNFLKVVNSALDGTAMAIVEEQNTSATPSTGDSSSTLISQEAKALADKMQLDSEFFTGSDCTGCVGCDPDKFVWSNQTSTSTTTVVDDVDPPLPMYLPALKLPPAAEPAAQSQPATPQLGDSIIRASSLASANSGSFGGFGQAVSANSTAAPAHVAASKPEEKKSTNAFVFGTTATEKPVFGQTTNLFGGAKPQQQSIFSNAQGNVLGSIFGSGVAESKDQSAKSIFGGVGTTPDAPKSIFGGTGKVEPVAAAPKTIFGGTNTSVFGSGSSGYVFGSGVATDAPAFGKNAQSISLGDLGKQVTPTAQNADKETGENNTPKSVFSLAFGDTKEASSPATPAGAVPNTHFADLAGADDFASLSAKSPGVPIGFNKSSGSGGFYNLTHQNDFKNFQSPAPLKGDDATNDDNYDPYYEPIVSLPDEIVVKTGEEDEIKLFGERSRLYRFDTHTKEWKERGTGELKILVHPQLQSYRLLMRQEQVPKVLLNMKIGASLKMSHLNEQKKSFSWCGLNYAADAEGKTTTVGVVEQLACRFGKQEIADQFLKMVNQCIQRASEAAEHEQDQDQETSETED, encoded by the exons ATGTGGACCACTAGGAAGGAGGTGGACGAGCAAGTCCACAAAATACTTGGCAAATTGCCGCCCGGACAGTTG CGCGATGTCAAGGGTATGGCGGTGGCCCGTATGTACTATAAGATACAGGAATACCCGAAAGCTATTGAATACCTCAACAGCTATCTGAAGGTGAAGGAAGAGGCCAATGCCCACAAATTGATTGCCGCCTGCTACACGATGCGCAAGAATCCCGACCGGAAGCTGGCCCTGGAGCATTACCAGCGCTGCATCCAGCTGAATCCCAAGCAGATCGAAGTGATCAACGCTGCCTGCCAATTGCTGCTGgacgacaacaacagcagcagcctctTCAGCGTCGAGTGCGCCAAGTTTTGGCTGGACATGGCCGGTGGCATACAATTGAATGAAAGCGAACTGATGTTCCAGTTGCGCGTTAAGATGAAACTTCACGAGAGCACCaatggaggaggaggcgggGGCGATGGGGCGCTGCGCGACATCACAGCGGCCAACTCTGAGATAAACGCGCTCGAGGACATCATGCTCAGGGAGCTGCAGGCGCGGCCACACGACGTACAGGTAAAGGTGCGTCTCATGCGCTGCTATCTGGAGAAAAAGAAACTGGAGGAGGCCTTCAACTATGCCTTCAGGGTGGAGCTGGACGAGAAGACATTCCCCAGTCAGTGCTTGGATTGGTATGAAATCATCTGGACCACAGTCACCAAGCTGGAGCAGGGCAAGGACCTCAAGAAGTGGGGCCAGCGCTTCTGGCAGCTAGCGCTCCACATCCTCGACCGCCTCGTGCAACTTAGCCTGGAGTCGGGCAAGAGTATGCCCGAATGCAGCAACTATTTGTTTCGGCTCGACCAGTACTTGCACAAGTTCAACATGGAGAAGCCGTCGTCCTCCTCCGATCCATTTCAACCAAAGATGCAGCAATCCTGCGTGGATCACTACTCGGGCCAGGTGCTGCTCCATGCGGTGGCAATCGTCTTCAAGCGGGAGCTCGTGAGCAACCACAACAAGTGGATAAAGGGCCTGAAGAGCGTGCTGCCGCTCCTGCTGCTGGGCTACCAGTCGAAGCCGCTGCAGGATAACTTTTCCGAGCCCTGGATGAAGCACTGCGATGCCGATCAGAAGAAGCTCCTGCAGCAGTGGCGCCTCCAGGGTGCCTTCCGTTGCGCCCAATTGGGAAGGACTCTGTTCGGCTGCCTCGAACCCGCCAAGTCCCATGACATGGACCAGAAGGAGAACATCTCCTCAGGCCAAAACAGTGGCTATCAGCCAATGATTGGATTGTTTGAGGACTCCGAGAAGCTGCTGGCCTGCGCCCGCCTCCAGTGGCAGGACAAGAACTGGCGTCGCCAGCTCTTCCCGGTTCTCTTCTGCCAACCCGAACACAAACTGAAGGAGAACACCTCGCATCTCGTGCGCAACCCCAAGCTGGAGGAACCTCTGTACGAATGGCCTGCGGAGGCGGACATCGAGTCCTATGAGCGGCAAGCCCTGCTCCTGCAGCCCCAGTCGCTGGCGCAACATGTGTACCTGGCCCTGGGCGCCAGCGAGACTCTTGGAAGTGCTCCACGAGTACTCTTCTACGAGGGACTGCGCCACGATGTGACGCAAGACTTGAGCTTCTGCGGCCTGGAGTCGCTCTCGCAGTTGGACATTGATTTATTCCTCTATGCGACGGTCATCCAGACCCACAGCCGATTGGCCGGCCAGCGGGAGAGCTACGACAGATGCAATCTGGGGAATTTCAGTGCCTCGGCACGGCCCCACATGATGCCGTATGCCAATGTGATCAGCCAATTGGCCACGCCCGAGCAGAGAAGCTGGTGGGATCTGGTCCTGCGCTTGCACAAGAATCAAGTGCCCGAATGCAGCCGGGGCGAGCAACGAGCCCAGATCCAGATGGGGCTGGAGGCGGTACGCGGTGTCAATGGCGCCAAAGCGGACACCATCATACTCTTGAAGCTGGGGGCCATTCTCTGCTCGCGCGAGGATCGAGATGTGCTCGAGCGTCGCATCGACACCCTGTACAAGCAGGCCTTCAACATGCTGCGTCGCGAACAGCACCACGGGGCAGCCGTAAATGAGCATTATGCTCGATTCTTCAAGCTCGCTTCGGCCGCCAGCTCTGCCACTTATGAGGAACGTCAGCGCCTGGCCGACGACGCCATCTTGTACTTCAGCTCGAAGATGTTCAAGACGCATCAGTATCAGCAGTACATCGACGAGGTGCGCGGCCTGAACCTCCCAATGGCCGTCTACATGCAGGCCGAGGCGTATCGCAAGCTGGAGTCCTCCTGTCAAATCAACAGAGAGGCCAAAGCGCGCTATTGGGAGCGCCGCAGGGACTGTCTGCAGCAGGCACAGCAGTTGCTCCGTGGCCATACGAAGCATCCGCTGTGCGTGATGATCAGCGGCGAGCTAAGGAGCTGCGAAGACGATCGCTGTGAGACGAGCTACGATGTCTATGGCTCGCCGGATAATCACAACAATTCGTCCAGCTACGAGGATGCCGAGGACGCCGAGAATGGGGATTTCTATGCGACTGCTTCGCTCAGCCTCAACCGTTCTCGACGACATGGGGAACCGCCGGCTGCTGCCCTCCCGAGGGGTACACCAGTGTGGGGTACGCCAGGCGGTCCGGCCACAGCGGGCACACCGCTGGCCTCCAATGCAAAATTCAATCAGCTGGAGGATACGGTCAAGCAGACGAACAAGTCCCTGTGCCAGTTCAAGGACGATGTGAGCACTGGTCTCGAGGATATGCGTCAGGAGATGAAGAACCTCACCGAAAAGTTAACCGGTCTCGAGGATATGATCAAGAAAATGAAGATCACACACAGGGATACGCCCACCCGGGATGTGGACGCGGCCACGGCTCTCGGTCTTGATGATCTCTTCATCATTGAGGAGCTCGAtgcacagcaacagcagcagcagcagaaccagGCGGCGGCtgtcgcagcagcagcggcactGCAACATCAACAGGTGTTGGCTTCGAACTATGGAGtacccaatcccaatcccggGGGCTTTTTCAATGGCGTACCAGCCGTACCCTCGCCACAGGATCGAATCCTGCAGGGCACCTATGGTAGTCAATTGTTCAACCAGAATCAGCTATACAATTACTATGCGGCCCAGGCGCAGCAGTATATGCGCACTCCACCGGCACCTGGATCGTTGCCGCCACTAAATATATTTG GCCCACAGAATCCAAACTTTGCTGGAATACCAGGTATATTCCCACCGGCACCTGCCGTGCCACCGCCAAGATCCTACCTGGAGCCCTCTGGAAACTTTGGGCAAACGCCTCCCAGTCTGATTCAACAACAGGCCCCAGtccaagcagcagcagtcgcagCACTGCcaccagcggcagcagcagcagctcctccACTTCTTCTGGCTGAACCTCCCAAGCCTCCAACGGATGCAGTGCGTCGGCAACTTGTGTCTCCTGGAGGTAGATGCATCAGTCCATTGTCACCATTGTCTCCAGAGTATCCGGTGGTTAAAGCCCCACCATCCACTGTTGCCGCACCGGCCATTCCATCCCTGTTCAATCGCGCTCTGAACAACCAGCCCGTGGAGAAGGAGCCACCGGCCAATGTGGTCATCACCAGCTCCGATCCGCTGCCCAAACCTGCCACAGTCGCTGGCGTCCAGCCGACGCTCAGTGTGACGATCCCGGCACAGCATATCAAGCCCAGTCTGGTGCAGAACACAGAACAGCaaccacagcaacagccacagccagcaaCAACGTTCGGTGCTCTGCCAGCGACTGTCCTAACAGCTGCTGAGACACCATCCTCCAGCGGAGTCTTCAATTTCAGCTTTGGCACCAGCCAGGCGGAGAGTCCGTTCTCCTTCAAGACGCAGGTGGCCAGGGCCGCGGCCGAAAAGCAAAAGGAGCAGGAAGCCGAAAAAGCCCAGGCCCTACTCAACGAGAGTGCCAAGAGTACCACGAGTGAATCGAACAAGAGTGCGGGCGCCGCAGATGCCTCCCTGGAGCATGACTACGATCCGCGACCGGACTTCCAGCCGATCATAGCGTTACCCGATGAGATTGAAGTGCGCACCGGCGAGGAGGAAGAGAAGGTCAAGTTCTGCTATCGTGCAAAGCTCTTCCGCCTGGTGTCGCTAGAGTGGAAGGAGCGAGGCATTGGCAACATTAAGATCCTCAAGAACCCGGCCACCGGCGTCTCGCGCATCCTCATGCGACGCGAGCAGACGTACAAGGTCTGTGCCAATCACAAAATCAATCGCGATGTTTCCTTGACCACACCCCTAGGGGACACGGAGCATAAGTCATTCATTTGGGCGGCCAACGACTTTGCCGATGAGGTAATGGTTCCCGAGATGTTCCTCGTGCGATTCAAGTCCCCCGACACGGCCAAAGAATTCCACGATGCCTACGCATTGGCCTGTCTGGAGGATAGCAAGGCAGCTATAACCAAGGAAGTCACTGTCCCAGTCCCCGCAGTGCCCAAGGCAGccccagctgcagctgcagctgctgtcAAAGATGTGACCAAGAGCTTTGTGACCAGCACACCAGCCACCAATTCATCGTTCGGCAAATCCTTCGAGCCGACAAACATGAAGCTCTCGGAATCGCTAGCCGCTCTGGCTGCTCCAGCCCCCGCCAACCCTATCTCGTCGACGGTAGTGGCCAAATCTCTGTTTGGAGGACAGCTGCCTGCAGCTTTTGCTTCTACAGCTGTGGCATCGACTCCGACGGCAACCGCAGCACCGACAGTGCCGCCGTTTGCCAGCTTTAGCTTTGGCCAGAAGGGAGCAGGGCCAACGGCTTCGCCGTTCGGCAATCTGTCCTTTGGTAGCCTGTCGTTTGGCAGCGTCTCGGCCGTCAACAATAAtgaaaacagcaacaacagcacgCTGTTTACCACGGCACTGATTAAGGACACCACCCTACAgggagagcagcagcagcagcaggagaccGAAGCCGATGCCGAAGCCGAGGATGAGTACGAGCCGACGGCACAGTTTGCCCCAGTGATCCCCCTGCCCGAAATGGTGAAGGAGATCACGGGAGAGGAGGACGAGGACGTGCTGTTCGAGCATCGGGCCAAGTTGTTGCGGTATTGCAAGGAAACGAGCGAGTGGAAGGAGCGCGGCCAGGGAGTCATGAAGATACTGCGCAACAAGCAGGATGCCAGCAAGGTGCGCCTCGTGATGCGTCGCGAGAAGGTGCACAAGACGTGCTGCAACCAACGGCTGCTGCCAGAGACCACATTCAAGTATCTGGTCAAATCCACCACGGCCCTAACCTGGGCGGCCCAGGACTTTGCCGATCAGGAGCTGTCCGAAGCAACGCTGTGCATCCGATTCAAGAAACCCGAGACATGCAAGGAGTTCCTAGATGCGGTGCTAAAGGCACAAAAGGAAATTACATCCTCCTCCACCAGCAAGAAGGATCAGTTGGAAAAGAAGACTgtagcaacagcaacagcagcagcagcagttcccAGCAAAGGCTTTGGCGATGCCTTCAAGCCCAAGGCTGGCAGCTGGAGCTGCGAGGCCTGCTACACGAGCAATGGCCACGAGCAGCTGTATTGCCTCTCGTGCGAGGGTCCCAAAGATGCGACAGTGCCGCCCAAGCAGTCATCAGGCTTGGATCAATCGAATGCTCTCAATCTGTCGACCAGCAGTGCGAGCAAGTTCTCATTTGGCTTTTCCCccgcaacagcagcggcagcaccacAAGCACCAGCAGCTAACCTTTCTTCGGGCTTCAGTTTTGGAGCCAAGGCAACGGagaaaccagcagcagcagctgctgctccagtGGCAGCCTCATCATCAGCTCCTGCCAAATTGCCTGCACCCGCATTGACGTCAGGATTTGGCGATGCATTCAAGCCCAAGGCTGGAAGCTGGTCCTGCGGAAGTTGCTATCTGAACAACACGGGAGATTCCCTCTACTGCAGTGCCTGTGAGGCGCCCAAGGATGACACAGTGCCCAAGAAGGAGAGCAACGCCCTAGGGTCGTCGGGTATCGTGTTGCCGGCAACCACAAAGTTTAATTTCGGCTTTGgagcagctccagctccagctccagctgctgCAACACCAGCTGTTCCGGATGGAGGAGTAGAGGCACCCAAGAGCGTCTTTGGATCTGCCAGCTTCAGTTTTGTGCCCAAAACGTCGGCGCCGGTAGCAAGTCTTGCGGCTACCCTGGGATCGGGCACCTTTAGCTTCACGATGCCAAAGCCcgcccagcagcagcccaaGAATTCCGACGGGGGAGGCGATGATAACGCGGAGGACGATTACGagccggaggaggaggagaaccAGGCGTATTTTGCGCCAGTAATCCCATTGCCGGATAAG GTCGATGTCAAGACTGGggaggaggacgaggaggTGCTGTATGTGCAGCGGGCGAAACTGTATCGCCTCACGGACGAGTGGCGGGAGCGTGGCGTGGGCAATGTGAAGATACTGCGCCACAAGCAGACGGCGAAGCTACGAGTGCTGATGCGACGCGAGTCGGTCTTCAAGGTGTGCCTCAACCACGCCCTCAACTCGAGTGTGGCCTACAAGCCCAAGGACGAGCGGTCCTGGCTGTTTGTCGTGAACGACTACAGCGAGGGCGAATCCGTCAACGAGCGGTTCACGTTGCGCTTTAAGAACAAGGACATTGCCGGTAACTTCTTGAAGGTCGTAAATAGCGCTTTGGATGGCACCGCCATGGCCATCGTTGAGGAGCAAAACACATCTGCGACTCCTTCAACTGGCGACAGCTCCTCCACATTGATTTCCCAGGAGGCCAAAGCCCTGGCCGATAAAATGCAACTGGACAGTGAATTCTTTACGGGATCGGACTGCACAGGCTGTGTGGGATGCGATCCAGACAAGTTTGTCTGGTCAAACCAGACTTCAACCTCAACCACAACCGTTGTCGATGATGTGGACCCACCTCTGCCCATGTACTTGCCAGCCCTTAAGCTACCGCCTGCCGCAGAGCCCGCTGCTCAATCTCAGCCAGCAACTCCTCAGTTGGGAGACTCCATCATTAGAGCCAGTTCCCTGGCGAGCGCCAACAGCGGCAGTTTTGGCGGCTTTGGCCAGGCAGTGTCTGCCAATTCTACGGCGGCTCCTGCTCATGTTGCGGCCAGCAAGCCAGAGGAGAAGAAATCAACGAATGCATTCGTTTTTGGCACCACAGCAACAG AAAAACCAGTCTTCGGCCAGACTACAAACCTGTTTGGTGGCGCCAAACCTCAGCAGCAGTCGATCTTCAGCAACGCCCAGGGCAATGTTTTGGGTTCAATTTTTGGCAGCGGCGTTGCAGAGTCCAAGGATCAGAGTGCCAAATCCATATTTGGAGGAGTCGGCACCACTCCCGACGCCCCGAAATCCATTTTCGGAGGAACAGGCAAAGTGGAGCCTGTGGCGGCGGCGCCCAAGACTATTTTCGGAGGAACAAATACATCGGTGTTTGGCAGTGGATCGTCTGGCTATGTTTTTGGTAGTGGTGTCGCCACGGATGCTCCCGCTTTTGGCAAAAACGCCCAAAGCATCTCGCTTGGTGATCTGGGAAAGCAAGTCACACCCACAGCCCAAAATGCTGACAAAGAAACGGGAGAGAACAACACCCCCAAGTCGGTATTCTCTCTGGCTTTTGGTGATACAAAGGAGGCTTCCTCGCCTGCTACCCCTGCTGGTGCTGTGCCAAATACCCATTTCGCGGATCTGGCTGGTGCCGATGATTTTGCCAGCTTGTCCGCAAAGAGTCCGGGCGTACCCATTGGCTTCAACAAGTCGTCCGGTAGCGGGGGCTTCTACAATCTCACGCACCAGAACGACTTTAAAAACTTCCAATCGCCGGCCCCGCTAAAGGGCGAT GACGCCACAAACGATGATAACTACGATCCCTACTATGAGCCAATAGTTAGTCTGCCCGATGAGATCGTTGTGAAGACGGGAGAGGAGGATGAGATTAAGCTGTTTGGCGAGCGTTCGCGGCTCTACCGCTTCGATACGCATACAAAAGAATGGAAGGAGCGAG GAACGGGTGAGCTGAAGATCTTGGTGCATCCACAACTGCAGTCCTACCGCCTGCTCATGCGACAGGAGCAGGTGCCCAAGGTGTTGCTCAACATGAAGATCGGCGCCAGCTTGAAGATGAGCCATTTGAATGAACAGAAGAAGAGCTTTTCGTGGTGCGGCCTCAACTATGCCGCCGACGCGGAGGGAAAGACGACAACGGTGGGAGTTGTTGAGCAGTTGGCCTGCCGGTTCGGTAAGCAAGAAATAGCGGATCAGTTCTTGAAGATGGTCAACCAATGCATACAGCGCGCCAGCGAGGCAGCAGAGCACGAACAGGATCAGGATCAGGAAACCTCCGAGACTGAGGATTAA